Proteins found in one Streptomyces sp. NBC_00461 genomic segment:
- a CDS encoding ATP-binding protein, with product MDSDGTHDARGTHANPVPRPAGPPQVPAMPARPPAAPDVPPRPDGSAFLTWLRAPRPEVAPGVWRFGHRPRPEEEPELIPARQLVSGAVIAFLVGWLIWSLLWNGYLGGWWLLPLYAMIPGSWAEPHSFASVVVVYAYYVLIALVIMIGVGRLGRWGEIWRRYGPPAWNRRSAPRTERPPAPEQDPAEWPQLRAAGAVDAAERLAGEARSGLMRDVDHARIVRAWQGVRSGRHTLAAFTGAVLKDGAAACLHPSGERDLPARLSRHDLLTGQVRLGITADDPRNPYAYRGAGLGLDPDLLGTSLLAVGPAGSGKTGTVVRPLAESLCLHALAGRAAVVVVGAAGAGLGPVDAYDVVVRIGHPESVYDLDLYGGSGDPDEAAAVLAEALVGDLADPHPGSDSRRSTTVLAQLLGPFRAVHGRFPSVPELRQLLDGAPGPLDTLRTALQGSGQESLLRELDARERQLGHPGDVAAVLADRVALLDRPAFAAFFDTSGQSKPFSLKALDHPVRVRIDLPERGHADASRMLARLVLAQFTASVAMREDRSLFACLVLDDASGVVTPEAVRGIQRLRSANAGAVLTLRSLDDVPRPLRGPLLGSTGCRMALSGLTPWDGQDFAEVWGKEWTEARDVTDRQIIAETPAGKALHVLRRVITGKAPTQRAVTVRQVERERWSASELAHGVPPGHAVLSLTNVKGEHAPPLLVDLRG from the coding sequence ATGGACAGCGACGGCACGCACGACGCACGGGGTACGCACGCGAATCCTGTGCCGCGTCCGGCGGGGCCACCGCAGGTTCCGGCGATGCCGGCCCGGCCTCCCGCGGCGCCGGATGTGCCACCGCGGCCGGACGGGTCGGCGTTCCTGACGTGGCTGCGCGCGCCGCGGCCGGAGGTGGCGCCGGGCGTGTGGCGGTTCGGGCACCGGCCCCGGCCGGAGGAGGAGCCCGAACTCATCCCCGCCCGCCAACTGGTCAGCGGCGCGGTGATCGCCTTCCTCGTCGGCTGGCTGATCTGGTCGCTGCTGTGGAACGGCTACCTCGGCGGCTGGTGGCTGCTCCCGCTCTACGCGATGATCCCCGGCTCCTGGGCCGAGCCCCACAGCTTCGCCTCGGTCGTGGTCGTCTACGCCTACTACGTGCTGATCGCCCTGGTCATCATGATCGGCGTCGGCAGGCTCGGACGGTGGGGCGAGATCTGGCGCCGCTACGGCCCGCCCGCCTGGAACCGCCGGTCGGCGCCCCGCACCGAACGCCCGCCCGCCCCCGAACAGGACCCCGCCGAGTGGCCCCAGCTCCGCGCCGCCGGAGCCGTCGACGCCGCCGAGCGCCTCGCCGGCGAGGCCCGCTCCGGGCTGATGCGGGACGTGGACCACGCCCGGATCGTCCGCGCCTGGCAGGGCGTGCGCAGCGGCCGGCACACCCTCGCCGCGTTCACCGGCGCCGTGCTCAAGGACGGCGCCGCCGCCTGTCTGCACCCCTCCGGGGAGCGTGACCTGCCGGCCCGGCTCTCCCGGCACGACCTGCTGACCGGGCAGGTGCGGCTCGGCATCACCGCCGACGACCCCCGCAACCCGTACGCCTACCGCGGCGCCGGCCTCGGCCTCGACCCCGATCTGCTCGGCACCTCGCTGCTCGCCGTCGGCCCGGCCGGCTCCGGCAAGACCGGCACGGTGGTGCGGCCGCTCGCCGAGTCGCTGTGCCTGCACGCCCTCGCCGGACGGGCCGCGGTCGTCGTGGTCGGCGCGGCGGGAGCGGGGCTCGGGCCGGTCGACGCGTACGACGTCGTCGTACGGATCGGGCATCCGGAATCGGTGTACGACCTGGACCTGTACGGCGGGAGCGGCGACCCCGACGAGGCCGCGGCCGTGCTGGCAGAGGCGCTGGTCGGGGACCTCGCCGATCCGCACCCGGGCAGTGACAGCCGTCGGTCCACGACCGTGCTCGCCCAGCTTCTGGGACCGTTCCGGGCGGTCCACGGCCGCTTCCCCTCCGTGCCGGAGCTGCGGCAGCTGCTCGACGGAGCGCCCGGTCCGCTGGACACGCTGCGCACGGCGCTGCAGGGCTCGGGCCAGGAGTCGCTGTTGCGTGAACTGGACGCGCGAGAGCGGCAGTTGGGGCACCCAGGTGATGTGGCGGCGGTGCTCGCGGACCGGGTGGCGCTGCTCGACCGGCCCGCCTTCGCCGCGTTCTTCGACACGTCCGGGCAGTCCAAGCCGTTCTCCCTCAAGGCCCTGGACCACCCGGTGCGGGTCCGCATCGACCTGCCCGAGCGTGGGCACGCGGACGCCTCGCGGATGCTGGCACGGCTGGTGCTCGCACAGTTCACGGCGAGCGTGGCGATGCGCGAGGACCGGTCACTGTTCGCCTGTCTGGTGCTGGACGACGCGTCCGGGGTGGTGACCCCGGAGGCGGTGCGCGGGATCCAGCGGCTGCGGTCGGCGAACGCCGGCGCCGTGCTCACCCTGCGCTCCCTGGACGACGTACCGAGGCCGTTGCGCGGTCCGCTGCTCGGCTCCACCGGATGCCGGATGGCGCTGTCCGGGCTCACCCCGTGGGACGGCCAGGACTTCGCCGAGGTGTGGGGGAAGGAGTGGACCGAGGCGCGGGACGTCACCGACCGGCAGATCATCGCCGAGACCCCGGCGGGGAAGGCCCTGCACGTACTGCGCCGCGTGATCACCGGCAAGGCGCCGACCCAGCGGGCCGTGACCGTCCGGCAGGTCGAACGCGAGCGGTGGTCGGCGTCCGAGCTGGCGCACGGGGTGCCGCCGGGGCATGCGGTGCTGTCGCTGACGAACGTGAAGGGGGAGCACGCGCCACCGCTGCTGGTGGATCTGAGGGGATAG
- a CDS encoding PucR family transcriptional regulator, with translation MPPTLASLVHHSALKLTVRAGEDRLDVPVRWAHVSELADPVPYMDGGELLLITALKLDAEDPQAMRRYVKRLAEAGVVGLGFAVGVNYEETPKALVDAAREQGLPLLEVPRRTPFLAISKAVSAEIAADQYRAVTAGFAAQRELTKQALTDGPEGLLAGLASQVDGWAALYDASGAVVATAPEWAGRRAARLTADVERLRERPAPASSVVGPPDNEDRVELHSLGTGRRPRAALAVGTAAALGTAERYAVHSAIALLTLTTERSRSLHAAEQRIGAAVLRMLLAGEPDHARAVAGHLYGGLLDAPFRMIVAETATRVAADAGGDPLAALAEAVESAAARAGEAVLVVPEGERLIVLAPDGGAAVAACGEYAAALEAAREPAGGDGDEVVVGLSAPVGPIAAAAAYKQAEQALSVARRRGRVCVAHEQLAAGSVLPLLADDAVKAFADGLLRPLYEHDATGRGDLVASLRAWLSHHGQWDAAAADLGVHRHTLRYRMRRVEEILGRSLDDPDVRMELWLALKATSAGDSSPG, from the coding sequence ATGCCCCCGACGCTCGCCTCGCTCGTCCACCACTCCGCGCTCAAGCTGACCGTGCGCGCGGGTGAGGACCGCCTGGACGTGCCCGTCCGCTGGGCGCATGTCAGCGAGCTCGCCGATCCGGTGCCCTACATGGACGGCGGGGAGCTGCTGTTGATCACCGCGCTGAAGCTGGACGCCGAGGATCCGCAGGCGATGCGGCGGTATGTGAAGCGGCTGGCGGAGGCCGGCGTGGTGGGCCTCGGCTTCGCCGTCGGCGTCAACTACGAGGAGACCCCGAAGGCGCTGGTCGACGCGGCTCGGGAGCAAGGGCTGCCGCTGCTCGAAGTACCGCGCCGCACGCCCTTCCTCGCCATCAGCAAGGCCGTGTCCGCCGAGATCGCCGCCGACCAGTACCGGGCGGTGACGGCGGGCTTCGCCGCACAGCGGGAACTGACGAAGCAGGCGCTCACCGACGGTCCTGAGGGCCTGCTCGCCGGACTCGCCTCGCAGGTCGACGGCTGGGCGGCGCTCTACGACGCCTCGGGCGCCGTCGTCGCCACCGCACCGGAGTGGGCGGGCAGGCGCGCCGCGCGCCTCACCGCGGACGTGGAGCGGCTGCGGGAGCGGCCGGCGCCGGCGTCCTCGGTGGTCGGGCCTCCGGACAACGAGGACCGCGTCGAACTGCACTCCCTGGGCACCGGGCGCCGCCCGCGCGCGGCGCTCGCGGTGGGCACCGCGGCGGCCCTCGGCACGGCCGAGCGGTACGCGGTCCACTCGGCGATCGCGCTGCTGACACTGACGACGGAACGCTCCAGGTCGCTCCACGCCGCGGAACAGCGGATCGGCGCGGCGGTGCTGCGCATGCTCCTCGCGGGGGAGCCGGACCATGCGCGTGCCGTCGCGGGCCACCTGTACGGAGGCCTCCTCGACGCCCCCTTCCGGATGATCGTCGCCGAGACGGCCACGAGGGTGGCCGCCGACGCCGGCGGCGACCCGCTGGCCGCGCTCGCCGAGGCCGTGGAGTCTGCGGCCGCGCGGGCGGGGGAGGCCGTACTGGTCGTGCCCGAGGGGGAACGGCTGATCGTGCTGGCCCCCGACGGAGGTGCGGCGGTCGCCGCGTGCGGTGAGTACGCGGCGGCCCTGGAAGCCGCGCGGGAGCCGGCCGGCGGTGACGGGGACGAGGTCGTGGTGGGGCTGTCGGCGCCCGTGGGGCCGATCGCGGCCGCGGCGGCGTACAAGCAGGCCGAACAGGCGCTGTCGGTGGCCCGGCGCCGGGGACGGGTGTGCGTGGCGCACGAGCAGCTGGCGGCCGGATCCGTGCTGCCCCTGCTCGCCGACGACGCGGTGAAGGCGTTCGCGGACGGGCTGCTGCGCCCGCTGTACGAGCACGACGCGACCGGGCGCGGCGATCTGGTGGCCTCGCTGCGGGCATGGCTCTCCCACCACGGCCAGTGGGACGCGGCAGCGGCCGACCTGGGGGTCCACCGACACACCCTGCGCTACCGGATGCGAAGGGTGGAGGAGATCCTCGGCCGATCCCTGGACGACCCGGACGTACGGATGGAACTGTGGCTTGCCCTGAAGGCGACATCGGCAGGCGACTCCAGCCCGGGGTAA
- a CDS encoding aldehyde dehydrogenase family protein yields MPQSNVAATTAFWLAGRQATGEDTFDVTSPWDGRLVGKVSVPSDAQVEEAVAAAHAVREDFAATPAHVRAAALDHVSRRLVERTEEIAQLISAENGKPIKWARGEVGRAVSVFRFAAEEARRFNGGEAQRLDTDAGGQGRLALTRRFPKGVVLGIAPFNFPLNLCAHKIAPAIAAGAPIILKPAPATPLSGLIIGDLLAETDLPAGSWSILPVANDKMPALVQDERLPVISFTGSEKVGYAIMDSVPRKHCTLELGGNGAAVVLGDFASDADLDWAATRIATFSNYQGGQSCISVQRVIADASVYDRLLPRIVAAVEAQVTGDPGDDKTDVGPLVSEDAAKRVESWVKEAVESGATLLTGGDRDGASYAPTVLTDVPADVTLSCEEVFGPVLTVQKTDGEAEALAAANSSKYGLQTGVFTHDLQAAFRAHRALEVGGVVIGDVPSYRADQMPYGGAKQSGVGREGVKFAMDDYTYERVLVLTGLAL; encoded by the coding sequence ATGCCCCAGAGCAACGTCGCAGCCACCACCGCCTTCTGGCTCGCCGGCCGCCAGGCCACCGGCGAGGACACCTTCGACGTCACCTCCCCGTGGGACGGCCGGCTCGTCGGCAAGGTGAGCGTGCCGAGCGACGCCCAGGTCGAGGAGGCCGTCGCCGCCGCCCACGCCGTCCGCGAGGACTTCGCCGCCACCCCTGCCCACGTCCGCGCCGCCGCCCTCGACCACGTGAGCCGCAGGCTCGTGGAGCGCACCGAGGAGATCGCGCAGCTGATCTCCGCCGAGAACGGCAAGCCGATCAAGTGGGCCCGCGGCGAGGTCGGCCGCGCCGTCTCCGTCTTCCGGTTCGCCGCCGAGGAGGCCCGACGCTTCAACGGCGGCGAGGCCCAGCGCCTCGACACCGACGCCGGCGGTCAGGGCCGTCTCGCCCTCACCCGCCGCTTCCCGAAGGGCGTCGTGCTCGGCATCGCGCCCTTCAACTTCCCCCTCAACCTGTGCGCCCACAAGATCGCGCCCGCGATCGCCGCCGGTGCGCCCATCATCCTCAAGCCGGCACCCGCCACCCCGCTCTCCGGCCTGATCATCGGCGACCTGCTCGCCGAGACCGACCTCCCGGCCGGGTCCTGGAGCATCCTCCCGGTCGCCAACGACAAGATGCCCGCCCTGGTCCAGGACGAGCGCCTGCCGGTCATCTCCTTCACCGGTTCCGAGAAGGTCGGCTACGCGATCATGGACTCGGTGCCGCGCAAGCACTGCACGCTGGAACTGGGCGGCAACGGCGCGGCCGTCGTCCTCGGCGACTTCGCGAGCGACGCCGACCTCGACTGGGCCGCCACCCGCATCGCGACGTTCTCCAACTACCAGGGCGGCCAGTCCTGCATCTCCGTGCAGCGGGTCATCGCGGACGCCTCCGTGTACGACCGCCTGCTGCCGCGCATCGTCGCCGCCGTCGAGGCCCAGGTCACCGGCGACCCGGGCGACGACAAGACGGACGTCGGCCCGCTGGTCAGCGAGGACGCGGCCAAGCGCGTCGAGTCCTGGGTCAAGGAGGCCGTCGAGTCCGGCGCCACCCTTCTGACCGGTGGCGACCGCGACGGCGCCTCCTACGCGCCGACCGTCCTCACCGACGTACCGGCCGATGTCACCCTCTCCTGCGAGGAGGTCTTCGGACCGGTCCTCACCGTGCAGAAGACGGACGGCGAGGCCGAGGCCCTCGCCGCCGCCAACTCCTCCAAGTACGGCCTCCAGACGGGCGTGTTCACCCACGACCTCCAGGCCGCCTTCCGCGCCCACCGCGCCCTGGAGGTCGGCGGTGTCGTGATCGGCGACGTCCCCTCCTACCGCGCCGACCAGATGCCGTACGGCGGTGCCAAGCAGTCCGGTGTGGGACGCGAGGGCGTGAAGTTCGCGATGGACGACTACACGTACGAGCGCGTGCTGGTCCTGACCGGGCTCGCGCTCTAG
- a CDS encoding glycoside hydrolase family 3 C-terminal domain-containing protein yields the protein MTAHTPPTPPFRDPQLPFAKRIDDLLERLTLDEKISFLHQFVPGVERLGIEAFRTGQEALHGVAWMGPATVFPQAVGLGATWNTDLVRRVGEAVSKEIRALRAHDDRVGLNVWAPTVNLLRHPLWGRNEEGYSEDPKLTSAIATAYTRGLRGDHPTYWRTAPVLKHWLAHNNETDRATSSSSVRPRVLHEYDLRAFRETVEAGGVAGVMPAYNLVNGRPNHVSPYLREHLRAWTDQDLLVCSDAGAPSNLVDHEHYYDTHEEATAASLLAGVDSFTDHGTDSSQIAGRVNKAYADGLLTEADIDLAVRRQLSVRFRLGEFDQAYDPHALTAEFDTPHHQALAREAAEQAVVLLKNDGLLPLAPGTRLAVVGLLADECKRDWYSGTLIHRSTPLEGLYERFGAEHVEFAEGVDRVLLKTSSGAFVHVPAAVGATDEVRGAEGALDPALLAGRTDLPPLTTATDGTEFALVDWGEGVLTLRAPDGRYLSVADDGYVRASADQPGGWVVQETFRLEPHESGHLLRHIGTGRHVSVAADGVKVADENPETFELIVTERGDDAVTQVTAGADVVLVVAGNDPHINGRETEDRSTLRLPAQQERILRAARAANPNTALALISAYPYAIETASLPAVLWTAHGGQAAGTALARVLSGDVSPAGRLPQTWYENDADLPDLLDYDVIGGRQTYLYFEGTPLFPFGHGLSYTSFAYSDLSVRVEGGTAHVAFTVTNTGDVTADEVAQLYTRAVESTLPRPRRELLAHRRITLAPGAREQLSFEVPLSAFEFWDVARGGWRLQSGPYDLMAGASSEDIRLRTTVILDGEPGAPRPVLRHGLNAADFDEQSGAAIVDRTKTSGDAVTSLADRSAELIYRDCDFGDGVTEVTVTVAGEGVVELSLGGGAVLASLTPDPADPDDLYAYTTLGAGIVAEGVRDVHLRLRGPLRLAHVGFSG from the coding sequence GTGACCGCACACACGCCGCCCACGCCACCGTTCCGCGACCCGCAACTGCCGTTCGCGAAGCGCATCGACGACCTGTTGGAGCGGCTCACGCTCGACGAGAAGATCTCCTTCCTGCACCAGTTCGTGCCCGGGGTGGAACGCCTGGGCATCGAGGCCTTCCGCACCGGGCAGGAGGCGCTGCACGGTGTCGCCTGGATGGGGCCGGCCACCGTCTTCCCGCAGGCCGTGGGCCTCGGCGCGACCTGGAACACGGACCTCGTACGCCGGGTCGGCGAGGCAGTGTCCAAGGAGATCCGCGCCCTGCGCGCCCACGACGACCGCGTCGGCCTCAACGTCTGGGCCCCCACCGTGAACCTCCTGCGCCACCCCCTGTGGGGCCGCAACGAGGAGGGCTACTCCGAGGACCCGAAACTGACGTCGGCCATCGCCACCGCGTACACCCGCGGACTGCGCGGGGACCACCCGACGTACTGGCGCACCGCCCCCGTCCTCAAGCACTGGCTCGCCCACAACAACGAGACGGACCGGGCCACTTCGTCGAGTTCGGTCCGCCCCCGCGTGCTGCACGAGTACGACCTGCGTGCCTTCCGCGAGACCGTCGAGGCGGGCGGGGTGGCCGGGGTGATGCCGGCGTACAACCTGGTCAACGGCCGCCCCAACCACGTCTCCCCGTACCTGCGCGAGCACCTGCGTGCCTGGACCGACCAGGATCTGCTGGTCTGCTCGGACGCGGGCGCGCCCTCCAACCTGGTCGACCACGAGCACTACTACGACACCCACGAGGAGGCGACGGCGGCCTCGCTGCTGGCGGGCGTCGACAGCTTCACCGATCACGGGACGGACAGTTCGCAGATCGCCGGACGGGTCAACAAGGCGTATGCGGACGGTCTGTTGACCGAGGCCGACATCGACCTGGCCGTCCGCCGCCAGCTCTCCGTCCGCTTCCGGCTCGGCGAGTTCGACCAGGCCTACGACCCGCACGCGCTCACCGCGGAGTTCGACACCCCGCACCACCAGGCGCTCGCCCGGGAAGCGGCCGAGCAGGCGGTCGTGCTCCTCAAGAACGACGGACTGCTGCCGCTGGCCCCCGGCACCCGCCTCGCCGTGGTCGGCCTGCTCGCCGACGAATGCAAACGCGACTGGTACAGCGGCACCCTCATCCACCGCTCCACCCCGCTGGAGGGCCTGTACGAGCGGTTCGGCGCCGAGCACGTGGAGTTCGCGGAGGGCGTGGACCGGGTGCTCCTGAAGACGTCCTCCGGTGCGTTCGTGCACGTGCCCGCGGCCGTCGGCGCCACCGACGAGGTGCGCGGTGCCGAGGGCGCCCTCGACCCGGCGCTGCTCGCGGGCCGCACCGACCTGCCCCCGCTCACCACCGCCACCGACGGCACCGAGTTCGCCCTGGTCGACTGGGGCGAGGGCGTCCTCACGCTGCGCGCCCCCGACGGCCGCTATCTCTCGGTGGCCGACGACGGCTACGTACGTGCCTCCGCGGACCAGCCGGGCGGCTGGGTCGTGCAGGAGACGTTCCGGCTGGAACCTCATGAGAGCGGGCACCTCCTCAGGCACATCGGTACGGGTCGCCACGTCTCTGTCGCCGCGGACGGAGTAAAGGTTGCCGACGAGAATCCGGAAACGTTCGAGCTCATCGTGACCGAACGCGGCGACGACGCAGTAACGCAGGTCACTGCCGGGGCGGACGTGGTGCTGGTGGTCGCGGGCAACGACCCGCACATCAACGGCCGCGAGACCGAGGACCGCAGCACGCTGCGGCTGCCCGCCCAGCAGGAGCGCATCCTGCGCGCCGCCCGCGCCGCCAACCCGAACACGGCGCTCGCGCTGATCTCCGCGTATCCGTACGCCATCGAGACCGCCTCCCTCCCGGCGGTGCTGTGGACCGCGCACGGCGGCCAGGCCGCGGGCACGGCTCTGGCCCGTGTGCTGTCCGGCGACGTCTCCCCCGCGGGCCGCCTCCCGCAGACCTGGTACGAGAACGACGCCGACCTGCCCGACCTCCTCGACTACGACGTGATCGGCGGCCGCCAGACGTACCTGTACTTCGAGGGGACGCCGCTGTTCCCGTTCGGGCACGGCCTGTCGTACACGTCGTTCGCCTACTCCGACCTGTCGGTGCGCGTCGAGGGCGGGACGGCGCACGTCGCTTTCACGGTCACCAACACCGGTGACGTCACGGCCGACGAGGTCGCGCAGCTCTACACGCGCGCCGTCGAGTCCACGCTCCCCCGCCCGCGCCGCGAGCTGCTCGCCCACCGCCGGATCACGCTGGCGCCCGGCGCGCGGGAGCAGCTGTCCTTCGAAGTCCCCTTGTCCGCCTTCGAGTTCTGGGACGTGGCCCGGGGCGGATGGCGCCTGCAGTCGGGCCCCTACGACCTCATGGCCGGCGCCTCCAGCGAGGACATCCGCCTGCGTACGACGGTGATCCTGGACGGCGAGCCGGGCGCCCCGCGCCCCGTCCTGCGGCACGGCCTGAACGCGGCCGACTTCGACGAGCAGAGCGGCGCCGCGATCGTCGACCGTACGAAGACGTCGGGGGACGCGGTGACGTCGCTCGCGGACCGGAGTGCCGAACTGATCTACCGCGACTGCGACTTCGGGGACGGCGTCACGGAGGTGACGGTCACCGTGGCCGGCGAGGGCGTCGTGGAACTGTCCCTCGGCGGGGGCGCGGTGCTCGCCTCACTGACACCGGACCCGGCCGATCCGGACGACCTGTACGCCTACACCACGCTCGGCGCCGGCATCGTCGCCGAGGGCGTGCGCGACGTACACCTCAGGCTGCGCGGCCCACTGCGGCTTGCGCATGTCGGCTTCTCCGGTTGA
- a CDS encoding extracellular solute-binding protein, translating to MTPNAASASSGPSRRSFLASTAVATAAVAGGMPLLAACGSSNGGSGGGTTSGKNAKKILPAYLASNVVTPDIPSKNGSAMGFTRELAMADLKTSVPKKLGKGGKVTIMSPFWGSPPKQNNPYYTSMNSLIGVDVQWQNQDGNTYDQKLGAVLASSDVPDVVVIPGWNMGGKIPSAITSKFADLSPYLSGDKAKEYPNLATIPTDAWQRSIFGGKLRGLPQPSPYVTGIIPLYRKDIFDKEGYDLPKSADEFTALCKEITNARAKRWACGDMKWTAFEIFGVLSGSEKPLGWNLADGKMTYRIETPEYLEALEWARKLFAAGYVHPDFKAGQATDPASKFGSGEFLIWNNNITNWWGQQSAQAAQNPDFKVWGMDLFGHDGGNPTLWAEQPAGIFAFINKKASESVIRDVLAVANVTAAPYGTKEWMMTNYGVEGTHYTLKNGVPVKNDKGNNEVLNAYVMVASPAATIAHPDYPDITKASVEWQQRMGAFTKKSSFWGLQITEPARYTNLSNDFEKLEDDVLRGHRKISDMQQAVSDWKKQGGDKLRDWYKKLLDDNGSAN from the coding sequence ATGACGCCGAACGCCGCTTCCGCCTCCTCCGGGCCCAGCCGGAGAAGCTTCCTCGCCTCCACCGCGGTCGCCACCGCAGCGGTGGCGGGCGGGATGCCTCTGCTTGCCGCGTGTGGGAGTTCGAACGGCGGGTCGGGCGGGGGCACGACGTCGGGGAAGAACGCGAAGAAGATCCTCCCGGCCTACCTGGCCAGCAATGTGGTGACGCCGGACATCCCGTCCAAGAACGGCTCGGCGATGGGCTTCACCCGCGAGCTGGCGATGGCCGACCTCAAGACGTCCGTGCCGAAGAAGCTCGGCAAGGGCGGCAAGGTGACGATCATGTCGCCGTTCTGGGGCTCGCCGCCGAAGCAGAACAACCCGTACTACACGTCGATGAACAGCCTGATCGGCGTCGACGTCCAGTGGCAGAACCAGGACGGCAACACCTACGACCAGAAGCTCGGCGCGGTCCTCGCCTCCAGTGACGTCCCCGACGTGGTGGTCATCCCCGGCTGGAACATGGGCGGCAAGATACCCAGCGCCATCACCAGCAAGTTCGCCGACCTGTCCCCGTACCTGTCCGGGGACAAGGCCAAGGAGTACCCGAACCTCGCGACGATCCCGACCGACGCCTGGCAGCGGTCGATCTTCGGCGGCAAACTGCGCGGCCTGCCCCAGCCGAGCCCGTACGTCACGGGCATCATCCCGCTCTACCGCAAGGACATCTTCGACAAGGAGGGGTACGACCTCCCCAAGTCGGCCGACGAGTTCACGGCCCTGTGCAAGGAGATCACCAACGCCAGGGCCAAGCGCTGGGCCTGCGGCGACATGAAGTGGACCGCGTTCGAGATCTTCGGCGTGCTCTCCGGCTCGGAGAAGCCCCTCGGCTGGAACCTCGCCGACGGCAAGATGACCTACCGCATCGAGACCCCGGAGTACCTCGAAGCGCTGGAGTGGGCCCGCAAGCTGTTCGCCGCCGGGTACGTCCACCCCGACTTCAAGGCGGGCCAGGCCACCGACCCGGCCAGCAAGTTCGGCTCCGGCGAGTTCCTGATCTGGAACAACAACATCACCAACTGGTGGGGGCAGCAGTCGGCCCAGGCCGCCCAGAACCCGGACTTCAAGGTCTGGGGCATGGACCTCTTCGGCCACGACGGCGGCAACCCCACCCTGTGGGCCGAGCAGCCGGCCGGCATCTTCGCCTTCATCAACAAGAAGGCATCCGAGTCCGTCATCCGGGACGTGCTGGCCGTCGCCAACGTCACCGCGGCGCCGTACGGCACCAAGGAGTGGATGATGACCAACTACGGGGTCGAGGGCACCCACTACACGCTGAAGAACGGTGTGCCCGTCAAGAACGACAAGGGCAACAACGAGGTCCTCAACGCCTACGTCATGGTCGCGAGCCCCGCCGCGACCATCGCCCACCCCGACTACCCGGACATCACCAAGGCCAGCGTCGAGTGGCAGCAGCGGATGGGCGCCTTCACCAAGAAGTCGTCCTTCTGGGGCCTGCAGATCACCGAGCCCGCCCGCTACACCAACCTCTCCAACGACTTCGAGAAGCTCGAGGACGACGTCCTCCGCGGCCACAGGAAGATCAGCGACATGCAGCAGGCCGTCTCCGACTGGAAGAAGCAGGGCGGAGACAAGCTGCGCGACTGGTACAAGAAGCTGCTCGACGACAACGGCTCGGCGAACTGA
- a CDS encoding ABC transporter permease, with protein sequence MSHSTVPRTRAEAKTSPTKTPVASGDATGSRKRAGKLGFRLRFRRDRVLLLMTLPALLLLVVFNYVPILGNIVAFEDYDPYVSDNGIVSMLHSPWVGLANFQQMFQDSAFWDAVQNTLVLFILQLVLFFPIPILLALLINSVVRPRVRAFAQAVLYLPHFFSWVLVIAVFQQMFGGAGMLSQLLREHGHGGIDIMTNAATFKFLITAQSVWKDAGWGIIVFLAALASVSPDLYEAAAMDGAGRWRRMWHVTLPALRPVVALLLVLRVGDALTVGFEQILLQRDAVGPGAAEVLDTFVWWNGVRNQDFGYAAAAGLVKGVVSIGLVLAANKVAHLMGEQGVYKK encoded by the coding sequence GTGTCCCACAGCACGGTGCCTCGCACCAGGGCCGAGGCGAAGACGAGTCCGACGAAGACCCCGGTGGCGTCCGGCGACGCCACCGGTTCCCGGAAACGGGCCGGAAAGCTCGGCTTCCGGCTGAGGTTCAGACGCGACCGCGTGCTGCTGCTGATGACGCTGCCCGCGCTGCTGCTGCTCGTGGTCTTCAACTACGTGCCGATCCTCGGCAACATCGTCGCCTTCGAGGACTACGACCCCTACGTCAGCGACAACGGCATCGTCTCGATGCTGCACAGCCCCTGGGTCGGCCTGGCCAACTTCCAGCAGATGTTCCAGGACTCGGCCTTCTGGGACGCCGTCCAGAACACGCTGGTGCTGTTCATCCTCCAGCTGGTGCTGTTCTTCCCGATCCCGATCCTGCTCGCGCTGCTCATCAACAGCGTGGTCAGGCCCCGGGTGCGGGCGTTCGCACAGGCCGTCCTCTATCTGCCGCACTTCTTCTCCTGGGTGCTCGTCATCGCCGTCTTCCAGCAGATGTTCGGCGGCGCCGGGATGCTCTCCCAACTGCTGCGGGAGCACGGCCATGGCGGCATCGACATCATGACCAACGCGGCCACCTTCAAGTTCCTGATCACCGCGCAGAGCGTCTGGAAGGACGCCGGCTGGGGGATCATCGTCTTCCTCGCAGCGCTGGCCTCGGTCTCCCCGGACCTGTACGAGGCCGCCGCGATGGACGGCGCCGGCCGCTGGCGCCGCATGTGGCACGTCACCCTGCCCGCGCTGCGCCCGGTCGTCGCGCTCCTGCTCGTCCTGCGGGTCGGGGACGCGCTGACCGTCGGCTTCGAACAGATCCTGCTGCAGCGTGATGCCGTGGGGCCGGGCGCCGCCGAAGTCCTCGACACCTTCGTGTGGTGGAACGGCGTCCGCAACCAGGACTTCGGTTACGCGGCCGCCGCCGGACTCGTCAAGGGCGTGGTCAGCATCGGTCTGGTCCTCGCCGCGAACAAGGTGGCCCATCTCATGGGCGAGCAGGGGGTGTACAAGAAATGA